One segment of Calditrichota bacterium DNA contains the following:
- a CDS encoding archease — MALGEKFSHHRHPFKNEIKAVTFHDLEIIQKKNLWETKIVFDI, encoded by the coding sequence ATGGCGCTGGGCGAAAAATTTAGTCATCACCGCCACCCGTTCAAAAATGAGATTAAGGCGGTGACTTTTCATGATCTGGAAATAATTCAGAAAAAGAATCTCTGGGAAACAAAAATCGTTTTTGATATTTAA